One region of Paenibacillus polymyxa M1 genomic DNA includes:
- a CDS encoding serine/threonine protein kinase, with protein sequence MFAWLRNIYESWMDYPKQPGDLLSGRYCVRSLLGMGSYGLTYLCLDRHSGQEVAVKLPRPSKRAQAVQLLQREAHIMRQMEHPYIPKLLENDIHSDEMYMVMEYVSGMTLEELIFEQERSFTEQECIVYILELMERVLHVHERGYIHRDIRIPNVIHREGMPYLIDFGLALAVGERQEDVFTEAMLEKRAPERQDVAFYSDLYDIGHFMLFMLYSSYEPQPDQPPGSWQEELVLSQPVRHILERLFQIRPRYENSRQFMQELEEALLLLEVNPEW encoded by the coding sequence ATGTTTGCTTGGTTGCGGAATATTTATGAATCATGGATGGATTATCCCAAACAGCCTGGTGATTTGCTCAGCGGACGTTATTGTGTTCGTTCGCTTTTAGGCATGGGTAGCTATGGTTTAACCTACCTCTGTCTGGATCGGCACAGCGGGCAGGAGGTGGCGGTCAAACTGCCCAGACCGAGCAAACGAGCGCAGGCAGTTCAGCTATTGCAGCGCGAGGCTCACATTATGCGACAGATGGAGCATCCTTATATTCCAAAGCTGCTTGAGAATGACATACATTCGGACGAAATGTATATGGTCATGGAATACGTCTCCGGTATGACCTTGGAGGAGCTTATCTTTGAACAGGAGCGTTCCTTTACGGAACAGGAATGTATCGTCTACATTTTAGAGTTAATGGAGCGAGTTTTGCATGTGCATGAACGGGGATATATCCATCGTGATATCCGCATCCCTAACGTAATTCACCGCGAAGGGATGCCGTACCTAATCGACTTTGGGCTTGCTCTGGCCGTGGGAGAACGACAGGAGGATGTATTCACCGAAGCCATGCTGGAAAAGCGCGCACCTGAGCGACAAGATGTCGCTTTTTACAGCGATTTGTACGATATCGGGCATTTCATGCTCTTTATGCTGTATAGCAGTTATGAGCCTCAGCCGGATCAACCGCCTGGAAGCTGGCAGGAAGAATTAGTATTAAGTCAACCAGTGCGTCATATATTGGAGCGGCTTTTTCAAATTCGCCCACGTTATGAAAACAGTCGACAGTTTATGCAGGAGCTGGAGGAGGCATTGTTGCTGCTAGAGGTTAATCCAGAATGGTAG
- the gntK gene encoding gluconokinase encodes MTETRYMIGVDIGTTSTKAVLFEENGNIAAQHHVGYPLHTPEPDAAEQDPEDIFKAVVATVQEVMTQSGVPAEHVLFVSFSSAMHSVLAVDKNGKPLTASITWADNRSAKWAEALKHKYNGHDIYLRTGTPIHPMSPLTKLMWITRDLPDVAAQTYKFISIKEYVFARLFHQYVVDHSIASATGLMNLKQLDWDEEALTIAGVTKEQLSELVPTTHVLKGLDAAYAHDMGLLETTPFVIGASDGVLSNLGVNAIKPGVVAVTIGTSGAIRTVVDKPLTDAKGRFFCYALTEKLWVIGGPVNNGGIVFRWIRDEFAASEVETAKRLGIDPYHVLTQIAEQVRPGSDGLLFLPYLSGERAPLWDPNARGSFFGLSLRHKKEHMIRAALEGVLFNLYTVMLAMEEVIDRPSVIHATGGFARSELWRQLMADIFDQEVIIPESLESSCLGAAILGLYALGRIDSLDAVSGMIGTTHQHKPAAEHVDIYRDLLPIYIRISRKFEEEFKDIAEFQAKSLQF; translated from the coding sequence ATGACTGAAACCCGATATATGATCGGCGTCGATATTGGCACAACCAGTACCAAGGCAGTGCTTTTCGAAGAAAACGGCAATATTGCCGCGCAGCATCATGTGGGCTATCCACTCCATACACCTGAGCCAGATGCGGCAGAACAGGACCCTGAAGATATTTTCAAAGCTGTCGTAGCGACGGTGCAAGAGGTCATGACACAAAGCGGAGTACCCGCCGAACATGTGCTGTTCGTCTCCTTTAGTTCGGCTATGCACAGCGTACTGGCGGTAGACAAGAACGGTAAACCACTGACCGCCTCCATCACTTGGGCAGATAACCGTAGTGCCAAATGGGCTGAAGCGCTCAAACATAAATACAATGGACACGATATTTACTTACGCACTGGAACGCCCATTCACCCCATGTCACCGCTGACGAAACTGATGTGGATTACACGAGATTTACCGGATGTTGCGGCCCAGACGTACAAATTTATTTCTATAAAAGAATATGTCTTTGCCCGGTTATTCCACCAATATGTCGTGGATCACTCGATCGCCTCCGCTACCGGACTCATGAATTTGAAGCAGTTGGATTGGGACGAGGAAGCGCTCACTATTGCAGGTGTGACGAAGGAGCAACTGTCCGAACTGGTGCCGACAACTCATGTGCTAAAAGGGCTTGACGCAGCCTATGCACATGACATGGGCCTGCTGGAGACGACTCCTTTTGTGATCGGAGCCAGTGACGGTGTCTTATCCAACCTCGGTGTGAATGCAATCAAACCTGGAGTTGTCGCTGTTACCATCGGCACCAGCGGAGCCATCCGTACTGTAGTTGATAAGCCTCTCACCGATGCCAAAGGGCGCTTTTTCTGTTACGCCTTGACCGAAAAGCTGTGGGTCATCGGCGGCCCGGTGAACAACGGCGGTATCGTTTTCCGCTGGATACGGGATGAATTTGCAGCCTCTGAGGTGGAAACTGCCAAACGCTTGGGAATTGATCCGTATCATGTACTGACCCAAATCGCGGAACAGGTGCGTCCCGGCTCGGACGGTCTGCTTTTCCTTCCGTATCTATCCGGCGAACGCGCTCCTCTGTGGGACCCAAATGCGCGCGGCTCCTTCTTCGGCTTGTCCCTGCGGCACAAAAAAGAGCACATGATTCGCGCCGCACTGGAGGGCGTACTGTTCAATCTGTATACAGTCATGCTCGCTATGGAAGAAGTCATCGACAGACCGTCAGTCATTCATGCCACGGGTGGATTTGCACGCTCGGAGCTATGGAGACAGCTCATGGCGGATATTTTCGACCAGGAAGTCATTATTCCCGAAAGTCTGGAAAGCTCATGTCTAGGTGCAGCTATTCTAGGCTTGTACGCGTTAGGGCGAATTGATTCGCTAGATGCAGTATCCGGTATGATCGGCACCACTCATCAGCATAAACCTGCGGCAGAGCATGTAGATATCTATCGCGATTTACTGCCGATCTATATTCGCATTTCCCGTAAATTTGAAGAAGAGTTCAAGGATATTGCAGAATTTCAGGCCAAGTCCCTACAATTTTAA
- a CDS encoding GntR family transcriptional regulator produces MKYPTTWLQGASLGERIACELRLQIIRGMQTPGTVLSENQIATDFGTSRSPVREAMKVLSGEGLIRLERMGAVVIGMTPGDMEELFDVRMLIEHFVVQRYVHRDNTILVTTLNQMIDKMEVALKHRDIAEFSLQDFNFHEALVLEAGHTRILHTWNGMRQLILTVMLAATEQRFASNIEESQVTIRKHRTFANALNQANAQELSRLIDEHYRDTRNAVNDSVLSSYRKTLS; encoded by the coding sequence ATGAAATATCCAACAACCTGGTTACAGGGCGCATCGCTTGGAGAGAGGATTGCTTGTGAACTCCGACTTCAGATTATACGCGGTATGCAGACACCCGGCACTGTTCTATCTGAGAATCAGATTGCTACCGATTTTGGTACCAGTCGTTCTCCTGTGCGTGAAGCCATGAAAGTGCTCTCAGGCGAAGGACTTATCCGTTTGGAGCGCATGGGGGCGGTTGTGATCGGCATGACACCCGGTGATATGGAGGAGCTATTCGACGTACGAATGCTGATCGAGCATTTTGTTGTTCAAAGGTATGTACATAGGGATAATACCATATTGGTAACCACTTTAAATCAGATGATCGACAAAATGGAAGTCGCTCTCAAGCACAGGGATATCGCTGAATTTTCTCTTCAGGATTTTAATTTTCATGAAGCTCTGGTTCTGGAAGCAGGCCATACCCGTATTCTCCATACCTGGAATGGTATGAGACAGTTGATCCTGACAGTTATGCTGGCTGCGACAGAACAACGATTTGCGTCTAACATCGAAGAATCTCAAGTCACAATTCGCAAGCACCGCACCTTTGCAAATGCTTTAAACCAAGCGAATGCCCAGGAGTTGTCACGACTTATCGATGAACATTATCGAGACACCCGCAACGCGGTTAACGATAGCGTTTTGTCCTCCTATAGAAAGACATTATCCTAG
- the map gene encoding type I methionyl aminopeptidase: MIIIKTKEQIENMKKAGEILAACHREIAKMIKPGITTLEIDAFAESFMKKHGATPEQKGYNGYQFATCGSPNDVICHGFPNKTPLKDGDIVTIDMVVNLNGWLADSAWSYAVGNVSEQAQKLLDVTKESLYKGIEQAVVGNRIGDISHAIQTYAEAEGFSVVREFIGHGIGEEMHEQPQVPHYGPPHRGPRLKEGMVITIEPMLNTGTYRSKIDADGWTARTLDGGLSAQYEHTLAITADGPIILTQQ; the protein is encoded by the coding sequence ATGATTATCATTAAAACCAAAGAACAAATTGAAAATATGAAAAAAGCTGGCGAAATTTTGGCTGCTTGCCACCGGGAAATTGCCAAAATGATTAAGCCGGGTATTACGACACTGGAAATTGACGCCTTTGCAGAATCATTTATGAAGAAGCACGGCGCAACGCCGGAGCAAAAGGGTTATAACGGCTACCAGTTTGCAACTTGTGGTTCACCTAATGATGTGATTTGCCACGGCTTTCCTAACAAAACACCATTGAAGGACGGCGACATCGTGACGATCGACATGGTTGTGAACCTGAATGGCTGGTTGGCAGATTCTGCTTGGTCGTACGCGGTAGGGAATGTGTCTGAGCAGGCACAAAAGCTGTTGGACGTTACCAAAGAGTCTCTGTATAAAGGGATTGAGCAAGCTGTTGTTGGTAATCGGATTGGGGATATTTCCCATGCGATCCAAACTTACGCGGAAGCGGAAGGCTTCTCGGTCGTACGCGAATTTATTGGGCATGGCATCGGGGAAGAAATGCATGAGCAACCGCAGGTTCCACATTACGGACCTCCGCACCGTGGACCACGCTTGAAAGAGGGCATGGTCATTACAATTGAGCCGATGCTCAACACAGGCACATACCGTAGTAAAATTGATGCGGACGGCTGGACCGCGCGTACGTTGGACGGCGGTTTGTCGGCACAATACGAGCATACGCTGGCAATTACAGCAGACGGTCCAATCATTTTGACTCAGCAATAA
- a CDS encoding glycoside hydrolase family 26 protein — translation MNSFKKTKSLISALTGAALLFSLPITAGAESNINYTGMFLGYDGSVNTSPVWTYNPDIVSYDLLNWNQGGTDAASITSNSASVIQDLGKIVTVSTHMPNPQGGNVNAPMSDSDFNILANTDISSINSSSPAWLQNYKAQVDNVVTGLQKFNSSPVYYRPFHEMNGGWFWWGNKNTTDYKNLYINLYNYIVTTNGMSNVNFVYAPNKGANAAAYYPGSSYVTWIGIDAYSDDPSNDNEIKVAYNDIKGLGKTYGFCEIGPAVGGDHVDRNNNQLKEFDYSLWNNALNEVYTGASFFITWDGAYAPQNNTNGSVLFTKESSQ, via the coding sequence ATGAATTCATTCAAGAAAACGAAGAGCTTGATCAGCGCCCTGACCGGGGCTGCACTATTATTCTCGCTACCAATAACGGCAGGCGCGGAGAGCAATATCAACTATACAGGCATGTTCCTGGGCTATGACGGAAGTGTAAACACCAGCCCTGTCTGGACCTACAACCCTGACATTGTCTCCTATGATCTGCTGAACTGGAACCAGGGGGGCACCGATGCAGCCTCCATTACCTCTAATAGCGCCTCCGTCATCCAAGACCTGGGGAAAATCGTCACCGTTTCCACCCACATGCCCAATCCTCAGGGTGGAAATGTAAACGCCCCAATGTCTGATTCCGATTTTAATATCTTGGCCAATACAGACATTTCATCCATCAATTCGTCCAGCCCCGCATGGCTACAAAATTATAAGGCCCAGGTTGACAATGTTGTGACCGGTCTGCAAAAGTTTAACTCATCCCCCGTTTACTACAGACCCTTCCATGAAATGAACGGAGGCTGGTTCTGGTGGGGAAACAAGAATACGACAGACTATAAGAACCTGTACATCAATTTGTACAATTACATCGTGACGACCAATGGCATGTCCAACGTCAATTTTGTCTATGCCCCAAATAAAGGAGCTAACGCGGCTGCTTATTACCCCGGCTCTAGCTATGTCACATGGATTGGCATCGATGCTTACAGCGATGATCCGTCCAATGACAATGAAATCAAGGTGGCTTACAATGACATCAAAGGACTTGGCAAAACTTACGGCTTTTGCGAAATTGGACCAGCCGTGGGTGGCGACCATGTGGATCGCAACAATAATCAGCTCAAGGAATTCGATTATTCGCTTTGGAACAACGCCCTGAATGAAGTCTACACTGGAGCAAGTTTCTTTATCACCTGGGATGGCGCTTATGCCCCGCAGAATAACACAAACGGCAGCGTGCTGTTTACAAAGGAGAGCTCCCAGTAA
- a CDS encoding CcdC family protein, whose product MFHISTPLLQYGATFGMILIAISAIFIRMKTGHRPINAKKIIIPPLGMSTGFMMFVVPEVRVPWLWALGAFLIGWFIFSYPLIRSTKFELQEGLVFVQRSRTFFFILISLLIVRLLLHEFIQHYITIPQTAGLFFILAFGTLLHWRLRMYFQYRQFIPEETEVRI is encoded by the coding sequence ATGTTTCATATCAGCACCCCATTGCTGCAATATGGCGCAACTTTCGGTATGATCTTAATCGCTATATCGGCTATTTTCATCCGTATGAAGACAGGTCATCGCCCGATTAATGCCAAAAAAATCATCATTCCTCCGCTCGGCATGAGCACCGGCTTTATGATGTTTGTGGTGCCAGAAGTACGGGTTCCCTGGCTTTGGGCGCTGGGCGCTTTTCTGATCGGCTGGTTTATTTTTTCCTACCCGTTGATCCGCAGCACCAAATTTGAGTTACAAGAAGGGCTGGTTTTCGTGCAACGCTCGCGCACCTTCTTTTTTATCCTGATCAGCCTGCTGATCGTCCGATTGCTGCTGCATGAATTTATTCAGCATTACATTACCATCCCGCAAACAGCAGGGCTATTTTTCATACTAGCCTTCGGGACGTTGTTACACTGGCGGCTCCGGATGTATTTTCAATATCGTCAGTTCATTCCGGAAGAGACGGAAGTCCGCATCTGA
- a CDS encoding disulfide oxidoreductase encodes MIGSFKKTDIALFAAWVVACVATLGSLYLSEILGYEPCKLCWFQRILMYPLTLLLGIAYFRGDTKIRIYVMPLAVIGGAISAYHFIIQRIHAAAKAATQTSTACGRVSCEQDYLNWLDFITIPFLALIAFILIIAAMVYIMRQEKKSAAGEVQAQELA; translated from the coding sequence ATGATCGGATCGTTTAAAAAAACGGATATTGCTTTATTTGCCGCGTGGGTAGTAGCTTGTGTGGCGACATTGGGCAGTCTGTATCTCAGCGAAATCTTGGGGTATGAGCCTTGTAAGCTGTGCTGGTTTCAGCGCATTCTAATGTATCCCCTGACCCTTCTGCTCGGAATCGCATATTTTCGAGGCGATACGAAAATACGTATTTACGTTATGCCATTAGCCGTCATCGGTGGTGCGATTTCGGCCTATCATTTTATTATTCAGCGCATCCATGCAGCCGCCAAAGCTGCCACACAAACTTCAACGGCCTGCGGCAGAGTGTCCTGTGAACAGGATTATTTGAACTGGTTGGATTTCATCACCATTCCGTTTCTCGCACTCATTGCTTTTATCCTTATTATTGCAGCGATGGTTTATATCATGCGCCAAGAGAAAAAATCAGCCGCAGGTGAGGTACAAGCACAAGAACTCGCATAA
- a CDS encoding nitroreductase family protein, which yields MSSSRKNETLSVISERHAVKSYVKDFKMPEEDLEAILTAAVEAPSAWNLQHWKFLVIESEADKQKLLPIAYNQGQVAESSVTIAVLGDLEANRNAVIYDQAVEAGALPAEIRDALVGQINGAYQNPQVARDAAILNSALAAQNIMLAAKSLGYDTCAMGGFIPAQLIEQFNIPARYLPTMLISVGKAQVPARPSGRFPLSDVVVKGSF from the coding sequence ATGTCGAGCAGCCGGAAAAATGAAACCTTATCTGTTATTAGTGAAAGACACGCGGTAAAAAGCTATGTAAAGGATTTTAAAATGCCAGAGGAAGATCTGGAAGCTATCTTGACTGCCGCGGTAGAAGCTCCTTCCGCTTGGAACCTTCAACATTGGAAATTCCTTGTTATCGAAAGTGAAGCGGACAAACAAAAATTGCTGCCTATCGCCTACAACCAAGGTCAAGTAGCAGAGAGCTCTGTTACGATTGCCGTACTGGGTGATTTGGAAGCCAACCGCAATGCTGTCATTTATGATCAAGCGGTAGAAGCAGGCGCATTGCCAGCGGAAATCCGTGACGCATTGGTAGGTCAAATCAATGGTGCTTATCAAAACCCGCAGGTAGCTCGCGATGCAGCGATCCTGAACTCTGCTCTTGCAGCACAAAACATTATGCTGGCTGCTAAATCTTTGGGCTACGATACTTGCGCAATGGGCGGATTTATTCCAGCACAATTGATCGAGCAATTCAATATTCCAGCACGATACCTGCCAACCATGCTCATTAGTGTAGGTAAGGCACAAGTGCCAGCACGTCCATCAGGACGTTTCCCACTGTCTGACGTTGTTGTAAAAGGCAGCTTCTAA
- the mprF gene encoding bifunctional lysylphosphatidylglycerol flippase/synthetase MprF, giving the protein MNSNHKPFQSFKIVQYMMTIYRQRLTRILLPLAVLAFIIWEAGRELKDFNLARMLHELRRMDATFLIEIGLFSLVAVAAMSAYDYVIRHHFKLQVKPGTTFRYAWISNTFNNVFGFAGFTGAGLRTVLYKKSGVPLGVITSAVVFLSPVVITGLSLLAWGAIVHLYPVQPVLDAHPWLHWALWGMALYLPLFLIMQRSKRYATWFNKGEGQLSWFTISASIGASLLEWLLAGLTFAWIGSHLLHELPLHAVFGIYVIAAIAGLISLAPGGVGAFDIIALLGLQMAGANSDRALAVLLVFRVFYYIIPWLIGLVLAALEMIPRNERLSQLAETGWDYSLNAWQKVWGWPGQFRFLADLGVWALGKLVLISGVVLLLSAATPGLLYRLRFAEHLLSLPVMRLSHEISVIIGIMLVVLSHGISLRIRRALRLTLILLLTGAIFTFTKGLDFEEAFFLLFVALMLWISRSRFYRVSAPLNRHNILIWGGLSLLVTGAYFMIGAGSNTPFMRHIHAKVHLDFFMNRSDYGVTAVFSLILAWVFLTVYFFLRPQRSISNLPDAQELVKLKEFLERQGGNLVSHMLFLGDKYLYWTKDEQVVLPYARSRDKLIVLGDPLGPKERVSEAIQEFQRFADRYALTAVFYQASPEYLSIYHENGYRFFKLGEEALVPLESFTLTGKSNQALRSAKNRFDREGYSFEMVQPPLEASLIEEMRHISDIWLDGRKEKGYSLGWFKESYLQLAPIALLRDSEGKVIAFATMAPAYDHGQTVSIDLMRHLPDTPNGTMDYLFTRVIEWAKESGYTTFNLGMAPLSQVGQSEKALREEKLARLVFQYGGHFYGFQGLRRFKDKFKPQWEPRYLAYPASVFLPILTLELVYLVSKRSD; this is encoded by the coding sequence ATGAATTCAAATCACAAACCGTTCCAATCCTTTAAAATCGTACAGTATATGATGACCATCTACAGGCAGCGATTGACGCGTATTTTACTACCGCTGGCTGTACTGGCTTTTATTATATGGGAGGCTGGACGAGAGCTAAAAGACTTTAATCTGGCACGGATGCTTCATGAGCTGCGGCGAATGGATGCCACGTTTCTCATCGAAATTGGCTTGTTCTCCCTGGTAGCCGTGGCTGCTATGAGTGCTTACGATTATGTAATCAGGCATCATTTCAAGCTTCAAGTCAAGCCTGGAACGACATTTCGGTACGCCTGGATCTCCAATACCTTCAATAATGTCTTCGGCTTTGCAGGCTTTACAGGAGCTGGACTACGTACTGTACTGTATAAAAAGAGCGGTGTGCCATTGGGTGTCATCACCTCGGCAGTCGTATTTCTTTCGCCTGTCGTCATTACCGGACTATCTTTGCTAGCTTGGGGTGCTATTGTCCATTTGTATCCGGTGCAGCCTGTGCTTGATGCTCACCCATGGCTTCATTGGGCACTATGGGGAATGGCACTTTACCTGCCTCTATTTCTGATCATGCAGCGCTCCAAAAGGTATGCCACATGGTTCAACAAGGGAGAAGGACAGCTCTCCTGGTTCACCATCTCTGCCTCCATTGGCGCCTCTCTGCTGGAATGGCTGCTGGCTGGTCTTACCTTTGCATGGATCGGCTCGCACTTGCTCCATGAGCTGCCGCTCCATGCTGTGTTCGGTATTTATGTAATAGCCGCAATTGCGGGGTTAATCAGTCTTGCACCCGGAGGAGTCGGTGCATTCGATATTATCGCCCTGCTCGGGCTGCAAATGGCAGGAGCCAACTCGGACCGGGCGCTGGCTGTGCTGCTGGTCTTTCGCGTCTTTTATTACATCATTCCGTGGCTCATCGGCTTGGTATTAGCCGCGCTGGAAATGATTCCGCGTAACGAGCGCCTGAGCCAGCTCGCTGAGACAGGCTGGGATTACTCCCTTAATGCCTGGCAGAAGGTATGGGGCTGGCCTGGTCAATTCCGGTTTTTGGCCGATCTGGGGGTATGGGCGCTTGGGAAACTGGTACTCATCTCCGGCGTGGTGCTTCTGTTGTCGGCCGCTACGCCTGGTCTGTTGTATCGGCTCCGTTTTGCTGAACATTTGCTCAGCCTGCCCGTTATGCGCTTATCGCACGAAATCTCGGTCATCATCGGAATTATGCTTGTCGTTCTGTCCCACGGAATCTCTCTGCGTATTCGCAGAGCATTGCGGCTGACCTTGATACTTCTGCTGACAGGAGCCATTTTCACCTTCACTAAAGGTCTGGATTTTGAAGAAGCCTTTTTCCTGCTGTTCGTGGCATTAATGCTGTGGATTTCGCGTTCAAGGTTTTATCGGGTCAGTGCGCCGCTGAATCGGCACAACATTTTAATATGGGGCGGATTATCTCTACTCGTAACCGGCGCTTATTTTATGATCGGGGCAGGCTCCAATACACCATTTATGCGTCATATACATGCCAAGGTCCATCTGGACTTTTTTATGAACCGCAGCGATTACGGAGTTACAGCCGTATTTAGTTTGATTTTGGCATGGGTATTCCTGACGGTGTATTTCTTTCTTCGTCCTCAGCGTAGCATCAGTAATCTACCCGACGCACAGGAGCTGGTTAAGCTAAAAGAATTTTTGGAACGACAGGGTGGTAACCTCGTTTCTCATATGCTTTTTCTGGGCGATAAATATCTGTATTGGACTAAGGACGAACAGGTGGTTCTCCCCTATGCTCGCAGCCGGGACAAACTGATTGTATTAGGTGACCCTCTCGGTCCAAAAGAACGTGTGAGTGAAGCCATTCAGGAATTCCAACGGTTCGCGGATCGATATGCATTGACGGCTGTATTTTACCAAGCATCACCGGAATATTTGTCCATCTATCACGAGAACGGCTATCGCTTTTTTAAATTGGGCGAGGAGGCGCTCGTGCCGCTCGAGTCCTTTACACTAACGGGCAAAAGCAATCAGGCGCTGCGCAGCGCCAAAAATCGCTTTGACCGCGAAGGCTATTCATTCGAAATGGTCCAGCCGCCTCTAGAGGCGTCATTAATTGAGGAGATGCGTCATATTTCGGATATTTGGCTGGATGGGCGCAAGGAGAAGGGATATTCTCTCGGCTGGTTCAAAGAATCTTACCTTCAGTTGGCTCCAATTGCATTGCTTAGAGACTCCGAAGGGAAGGTCATTGCTTTCGCTACGATGGCCCCAGCTTATGATCATGGGCAGACGGTCTCTATCGACCTGATGCGTCACCTGCCCGACACACCCAATGGAACGATGGATTACTTATTCACACGGGTCATTGAGTGGGCCAAGGAAAGTGGATATACGACATTTAACCTGGGCATGGCCCCGCTGTCCCAGGTAGGACAAAGCGAAAAGGCATTGCGCGAGGAAAAGCTGGCTCGACTCGTTTTTCAATACGGGGGACATTTTTACGGCTTCCAGGGGCTTCGACGCTTTAAGGATAAATTCAAGCCGCAGTGGGAGCCGCGCTATCTGGCCTATCCCGCTTCTGTTTTTCTGCCGATCCTGACGCTGGAGCTGGTATATCTCGTGTCCAAACGCTCGGACTAA
- a CDS encoding AAA family ATPase gives MSIWDRNLFIRRLELLWPPDADRSQYPFNLKALQQWNELKFHPSVTYIVGENGVGKSTLMEAIAVAWGFNPEGGTKNFNFSTQATHSSLHEHIRLVRGVEKPRDGFFFRAESYYNVATHIDELDREGGGRPIRDSYGGKSLHEQSHGESFFAAFVHRFGGQGLYILDEPEAALSPLRQMAMLARIHELVQQGSQFIISTHSPILMSYPDSVLYHLTHEGIDTRTLEETDHFIITKQFLNNKERLLQELFEDSP, from the coding sequence ATGAGTATATGGGATCGAAATCTTTTTATACGTCGATTGGAGCTATTGTGGCCTCCAGATGCTGACAGGAGCCAATACCCTTTTAACTTAAAGGCTCTTCAACAGTGGAATGAACTCAAATTCCATCCTTCCGTTACCTATATTGTTGGAGAAAACGGTGTAGGTAAATCAACGCTTATGGAGGCAATCGCGGTTGCGTGGGGTTTTAATCCAGAGGGTGGCACTAAAAATTTCAACTTTTCTACACAAGCCACGCATTCCTCGCTGCATGAGCATATTCGGTTGGTGAGAGGGGTTGAAAAACCGAGGGATGGCTTCTTTTTCCGGGCGGAGAGCTACTATAATGTGGCGACTCATATTGACGAGCTGGATCGAGAAGGAGGAGGGCGACCCATTCGGGATTCGTACGGGGGGAAGTCGCTGCATGAGCAGTCGCATGGCGAGTCTTTTTTTGCTGCATTTGTGCATCGGTTTGGAGGACAAGGATTGTATATTTTGGATGAGCCAGAGGCAGCGCTATCGCCTTTGCGTCAGATGGCCATGCTTGCCCGGATTCATGAGCTTGTGCAGCAGGGATCACAGTTTATCATTTCTACCCATTCCCCCATCTTGATGTCTTATCCAGATTCGGTCCTGTATCATCTGACACATGAAGGGATCGACACACGGACGCTAGAGGAAACCGATCATTTTATCATTACCAAACAATTTCTGAATAACAAAGAAAGGTTATTGCAGGAGCTATTCGAAGATTCACCATAA
- a CDS encoding GyrI-like domain-containing protein: MSSNLDVVIQRISAFKVAALTARAPFAELGDEVRRQWQQVQQNVPENHSGRLNADMGYVLTPQWTVVEENGSTAVKVGVKVSSWNEVPDSLERIEVPEGEYAVTRFQGDRERLNTIYDDLFAWLDCNGYERNTTEGVYWIESNRLKPVNPFDIPSAEIQKFDYDIAIAIVQK; encoded by the coding sequence ATGAGTTCAAATCTCGATGTAGTTATTCAGCGGATATCCGCTTTCAAGGTAGCAGCGCTGACTGCGCGAGCCCCTTTTGCCGAATTGGGTGATGAGGTACGCAGACAGTGGCAACAAGTGCAACAGAACGTCCCAGAGAACCACTCAGGTCGTCTGAACGCGGATATGGGCTATGTGTTAACTCCCCAATGGACAGTTGTTGAGGAGAACGGAAGTACTGCGGTCAAGGTGGGCGTTAAAGTGTCCTCGTGGAATGAAGTACCGGATAGTCTTGAACGCATCGAGGTGCCCGAAGGAGAGTATGCAGTGACCCGTTTTCAGGGAGATCGAGAACGATTAAATACGATTTATGATGATCTATTTGCTTGGTTGGACTGTAATGGCTATGAGCGTAATACGACAGAGGGGGTATATTGGATCGAGTCGAATCGACTAAAGCCGGTGAATCCTTTTGATATTCCATCCGCAGAAATTCAGAAATTTGATTATGATATTGCGATTGCTATTGTACAAAAATAA